One segment of Lepus europaeus isolate LE1 chromosome 16, mLepTim1.pri, whole genome shotgun sequence DNA contains the following:
- the TMEM271 gene encoding transmembrane protein 271 — MKWSVRGACAALSACLLLACALSAAAVGLKCLSLGAELRGEPFRLGAAAGAFYSGLLLAAGLSLLGAALLCCGPRDAPLAGPGAPEPAPSAPAGRRNLLLLGALVFMLGVLSAFAGAVIDGDAVALAERKYSHHCAPARARAAPDRASAAECRRLKDYQRGLVLSTVFNALECLLGLLSLLLVKSYRASQARRGRRARRRKGRALARLRAQPPASRARRGRRGRRGRRLQPRPSEASILAAEESDLAGPGDCAGFAAPLAVSYITVGAFPARDDAGAEVRCGGHPSVELPGYAPSDPDLSAPYPYCCRPPCEATRPWEPGRAC, encoded by the coding sequence ATGAAGTGGAGCGTCCGCGGGGCCTGCGCCGCGCTCTCCGCCTGCCTCCTGCTCGCCTGCGCCCTCAGCGCCGCCGCCGTCGGCCTCAAGTGCCTCTCGCTGGGCGCGGAGCTGCGCGGGGAGCCGTTCCGCCTGGGCGCGGCCGCCGGCGCCTTCTACTCCGGGCTGCTGCTGGCCGCCGGCCTCTCGCTGCTGGGCGCCGCGCTGCTCTGCTGCGGGCCCCGGGACGCGCCCCTCGCGGGGCCGGGGGCCCCGGAGCCCGCGCCCTCGGCGCCCGCGGGCCGCCGgaacctgctgctgctgggcgcGCTGGTCTTCATGCTCGGCGTCCTCAGCGCCTTCGCGGGCGCCGTGATCGACGGCGACGCCGTGGCCCTGGCGGAGCGCAAGTACTCGCACCATTGCGCGCCGGCGCGCGCCCGCGCCGCCCCGGACCGCGCGTCGGCCGCCGAGTGCCGGCGGCTGAAGGACTACCAGCGCGGCCTGGTGCTGTCCACCGTTTTCAACGCGCTCGAGTGCCTGCTGGGCCTGCTCAGCCTCCTGCTGGTCAAGAGCTACCGCGCGTCGCAGGCccggcgcggccggcgcgccCGGCGGAGGAAGGGCCGGGCCCTGGCGAGGCTCCGCGCGCAGCCGCCGGCTTCCCGGGCGCGGCggggccggcgcggccggcgggggcggcggctgcAGCCACGGCCGAGCGAGGCCTCCATCCTGGCGGCGGAGGAGTCGGACCTGGCCGGCCCCGGGGACTGCGCGGGCTTCGCGGCGCCGCTCGCCGTCTCCTACATCACCGTGGGCGCTTTCCCTGCGCGAGACGATGCGGGCGCGGAGGTGCGCTGCGGGGGGCACCCATCGGTGGAGCTGCCGGGGTACGCGCCCTCGGACCCAGACCTCAGCGCGCCCTACCCCTACTGCTGCCGGCCGCCCTGCGAGGCGACGCGCCCCTGGGAGCCGGGCCGCGCGTGCTGA
- the LOC133775361 gene encoding uncharacterized protein LOC133775361, with translation MLERSQPLRAAGRVCVSWGSEPVLEAVCVLGLGATVGGCVCPGARSHCWRLCVSWDSEATAGGCVCPGAWRPLLEAVCVLGLGATAGRCVCPGARRPLLEAVCVLGLGATAGGCVCPGARSHCWRLCVSWGSEATAVGCVCPGARSHCWRLCVSWGLEATAGGCVCPGARSHCWRLCVSWGSEATAGGCVCPGAWSHCWRLCVSWGSEPLLEAVCVLGLGGHCWRLCVSWGLEPLLEAVCVLGLGGHCWRLCVSWDSEATAGGCVCPGARSHCWRLCVSWGSEPLLEAVCVLGLRGHCWRLCVSWDSEPLLEPSMLCGAGALRVQRMEVEHREHRPRQAVSALLPWALVPGSPSSPGATGRWLLRRRQSHP, from the coding sequence ATGCTGGAGAGAAGCCAGCCCTTGAGGGCAGctggcagagtgtgtgtgtcctggggctcGGAGCCAGtgctggaggctgtgtgtgtcctggggctcGGAGCCACTGttggaggctgtgtgtgtcctggggctcGGAGCCACtgctggaggctgtgtgtgtcctgggacTCGGAGGCCACtgctggaggctgtgtgtgtcctggggcttGGAGGCCACtgctggaggctgtgtgtgtcctggggctcGGAGCCACTGCTGGAcgctgtgtgtgtcctggggctcGGAGGCCACtgctggaggctgtgtgtgtcctggggctcGGAGCCACtgctggaggctgtgtgtgtcctggggctcGGAGCCACtgctggaggctgtgtgtgtcctggggctcGGAGGCCACTGCTGTaggctgtgtgtgtcctggggctcGGAGCCACtgctggaggctgtgtgtgtcctggggcttGGAGGCCACtgctggaggctgtgtgtgtcctggggctcGGAGCCACtgctggaggctgtgtgtgtcctggggctcGGAGGCCACtgctggaggctgtgtgtgtcctggggcttGGAGCCACtgctggaggctgtgtgtgtcctggggctcGGAGCCACtgctggaggctgtgtgtgtcctggggctcGGAGGCCACtgctggaggctgtgtgtgtcctggggcttGGAGCCACtgctggaggctgtgtgtgtcctgggacTCGGAGGCCACtgctggaggctgtgtgtgtcctgggacTCAGAGGCCACtgctggaggctgtgtgtgtcctggggctcGGAGCCACtgctggaggctgtgtgtgtcctggggctcGGAGCCACtgctggaggctgtgtgtgtcctgggacTCAGAGGCCACtgctggaggctgtgtgtgtcctgggacTCGGAGCCACTGCTGGAGCCATCCATGCTGTGTGGAGCTGGAGCACTGAGGGTGCAGCGCATGGAGGTTGAGCACCGAGAACACCGTCCCCGTCAGGCTGTGTCTgctctgctgccctgggcccttgTTCCTGGAagcccctcctcccctggggccaCGGGCAGATGGCTCCTCAGGAGACGCCAGAGTCATCCCTAA